A window of the Lagopus muta isolate bLagMut1 chromosome 1, bLagMut1 primary, whole genome shotgun sequence genome harbors these coding sequences:
- the LOC125696550 gene encoding polycystic kidney disease and receptor for egg jelly-related protein-like isoform X5: MPTLSLARRAAMPTLLFLLQLLAFSLLALRACSPRVQPPPLAVSCLGAPGRGSAGRSGEGWLSCLGNGTLRLRYRPAPGATAEAESTERQPASPPHCRWYLNWGWVKNTSLWSGQFTLQSGLSLGSALWPVASSLITVQSSSASCAAPECLYRNLSVKMSARWAAQKSSHAYRDGTRSATCLFHCSAFPGDPEKHQGFVAKVSITRNGLTPALPSVRDDTSKATELAVLHQEAACKFNSVTIQKPSLHTSVIRQKKGKTFELYARVLVDCNLHVSIKPQWIFYAVKDMKTNPDWDQPLNTSAMHGVNTVQLTVPSWTLDYGMYQVYFTASVYMLGTKRSFNNTDRVFIKIERSDLVASIAGGNFRTVGFFDNWTLDGSVSYDPDSPERLKGLTFTWYCTKKLLDYESMRISAGNKCHPAQRDLRWLTSSGAVQVLAPESLPGNTVYHFRLVIQKDRRQSYADQSVNVQSGFSPLLDVACLENCGSAVIPTERFTLSGRCLNCQTSSQIVYHWSLWMENSTEISFDWSSRTSTASVLNYTEAAPTLPIPKAQLRESLLKAALNISVESTMDGCLVDTCRLGSLTNWQRVHCVCSMKQSHRSRSVLTASNTSTFDIKFLAAKVIVTPNRVDLKGNLIADIPKNPVTLLTVLFIFAAYFLLSLWAVRKDRAEMVSKDKIIVLPDNDPFDKVSFLVTLYTGSRWGAGTSADVFLQLIGQNGTSDVHCLWLPQFPAFRRGSTDCFLLTTKEDLGDIRAFRVWHNNRGPSPGWFLSRAKVEHVSARKTWFFMCRKWLALDKGDGLLEWTFSVTNPKAPLSRKDYFLIDLASGLKEGHLWLSVFAQVLTGTYSRLQRLSSCLTTLLLKLFVNIMFFNADRDEESPRHLRYLRSIAIGIEYTLIAVPVEMIIMALFKYSQKNPGRSLTLLPGNLKSWRVHSQKRKRSETSAQSGSISSPENVPAHSDSQGPTHNLKRRTEGKTRSQGAPQDSSNCPVSEGGASTAGDKEQTGKNSRPKVKARRRRLPSNSNFSNNCAKEAGNLQEESKLLSVSSVPFCKRPPRVCCWWCVYLSWVLVITVSGVSSFFIVLYGLSYGYQTSLEWLLASATSFIQNVFFVSIIKISCYSALKTVRPKYCENIPWFTQDLSSEIKAEKEAMNEEEMREKHFKLAQIRDTEQYKPLKDGEIAKMLETAKIKAKAFIFIKDVIGHLVVLAVVLCLAYSTVNTNSFHYNQFIRNQFSPRLPAVVKLADIYTWVNDTFLPLIHNGIQPTFLTDSSSKIIGLPRMRQVRAKGTEKTCFHPHSFVNKFVISKSHCLHKYGRDLEEKGDYAGTWTKVANRSFSKETSSYPGFTYQPNWAPWTYFSYGDLHTYGPGGYTFYFFPEEGRHNSTTRLHLLQESNWLDEKTWAVIVKLTTFTSDGDLFCSISVIFELSDFGIIKPTLSVHSFAVPIFHQQTKGRQLFFLAAVAFLLMYVADGLYSMVQGKKTISRTISFILKWAFFLIVPFQVLKFKMGADIVHFFLLYPNDFIPFHAVSHLDQNLRNTLGFLAFLAVLKTLKYSQLFYEVRLAQRSVLAALPGISSMASVVVVYFSIFMAFGYLVFGQHEWNYNNMIHSAQTVFSYCVSAFRDTAFSSSRLLGGFFLTSFLLVMTCVLINLFQAVIMSAYGDRKQLVCEEPPDEARAVAFLLQRMKKMLCFPICRTAKRSDPNLCHGVPNGQAEKRVQ; encoded by the exons ATGCCGACGCTTTCTCTCGCCCGTCGTGCCGCCATGCCGACgcttctttttctgctccagctgctcgCCTTTTCCCTGCTGGCCCTGCGAGCCTGCTCTCCGCGCGTGCAGCCGCCGCCCCTGGCGGTCAGCTGCCTCGGAGCTCCCGGACGCGGCTCCGCAGGGCGCAGCGGCGAGGGCTGGCTGTCCTGCCTGGGGAATGGCACCTTGCGACTGCG GTACCGGCCAGCCCCAGGAGCGACAGCGGaggcagagagcacagagaggCAGCCTGCCTCCCCGCCGCACTGCCGCTGGTACCTGAATTGGGGTTGGGTGAAGAACACCTCCCTCTGGTCAGGGCAGTTCACGCTCCAGTCAGGCCTCTCCCTGGGAAGCGCTCTCTGGCCGGTGGCCTCCAGTCTCATTACAGTGCAGAGCTCATCTGCCTCATGCGCTGCACCCGAGTGCCTTTATCGCAACTTGAGTGTCAAGATGTCAGCAAGGTGGGCCGCCCAGAAGAGCTCACACGCATACCGTGATGGCACGAGAAGTGCCACCTGCTTGTTCCATTGCTCTGCTTTCCCCGGGGATCCTGAGAAACACCAAGGGTTCGTGGCAAAAGTGAGCATCACCCGAAATGGACTGACACCGGCTCTCCCAAGCGTCAGGGATGACACTTCAAAAGCaacagagctggcagtgctTCACCAGGAAGCAGCCTGCAAATTCAACTCGGTTACAATTCAAAAACCTTCTCTTCACACCTCTGTCATACgtcagaaaaaggggaaaacgTTTGAGCTGTATGCCAGAGTGCTAGTGGACTGCAACCTCCACGTGTCCATAAAGCCTCAGTGGATATTCTATGCTGTTAAGGACATGAAAACTAATCCAGACTGGGACCAACCTTTAAATACATCAGCGATGCACGGTGTCAACACAGTACAGCTAACGGTTCCCAGCTGGACCTTGGATTATGGAATGTATCAGGTCTATTTTACTGCTTCAGTATACATGCTTGGGACCAAAAGATCCTTCAATAACACAGACAGGGTTTTCATCAAGATAGAGAGAAGTGATCTTGTGGCAAGTATTGCAGGAGGCAACTTCCGGACAGTGGGCTTTTTTGATAATTGGACTCTCGATGGCTCCGTGTCCTACGACCCCGATTCACCGGAACGACTAAAGGGACTCACGTTTACTTGGTACTGCACTAAGAAGCTATTGGACTATGAAAGCATGAGAATCAGTGCGGGAAATAAATGTCATCCAGCCCAGAGGGATTTGAGGTGGCTGACATCTTCAGGGGCTGTTCAAGTGCTAGCACCGGAATCGCTCCCGGGAAACACTGTCTACCACTTCCGTTTAGTCATTCAAAAGGATAGAAGACAGAGTTATGCCGACCAAAGCGTAAACGTGCAGTCTGGCTTCTCACCTCTCCTGGATGTGGCGTGCCTTGAAAACTGTGGCAGCGCTGTAATTCCGACAGAGAGGTTTACGTTGTCAGGCAGATGCCTCAACTGTCAAACAAGCAGCCAGATAGTCTACCACTGGTCGCTTTGGATGGAAAATTCTACAGAAATTAGCTTTGATTGGTCTTCCAGGACCTCAACAG CTTCTGTCCTAAACTACACTGAAGCCGCACCAACACTCCCGATACCCAAGGCTCAGTTGAGGGAAAGCCTGCTTAAGGCAGCCCTGAATATTTCGGTTGAGAGCACGATGGATGGATGCCTGGTGGACACGTGCAGACTTGGTTCCCTGACCAACTGGCAACGGGTACACTGTGTCTGCAGCATGAAGCAGAGTCACAGGAGCCGGTCAGTCCTCACTGCCTCAAATACATCCACATTTGACATCAAGTTCCTGGCAGCCAAAGTCATTGTGACCCCCAACAGAGTAGATCTCAAAGGAAACCTAATAGCGGACATCCCTAAGAACCCTGTGACCCTTCTAACAGTGCTCTTCATTTTTGCAGCCTACTTTCTTTTGTCTCTCTGGGCCGTGCGGAAAGACAGGGCTGAGATGGTcagcaaagacaaaattatAGTTCTGCCCGACAACGACCCCTTTGATAAAGTCAGCTTTTTGGTCACTTTGTACACCGGCAGTCGCTGGGGAGCTGGAACCAGCgcagatgtttttcttcagctcatCGGCCAGAACGGCACAAGTGATGTCCACTGCTTGTGGCTTCCACAGTTTCCTGCTTTCCGTCGAGGAAGCACTGACTGTTTTCTCTTGACTACGAAGGAAGACCTGGGAGACATCCGCGCCTTCAGGGTCTGGCACAACAACAGAGGCCCATCGCCAGGCTGGTTCTTAAGCAGAGCCAAAGTTGAACACGTGTCCGCTCGGAAGACCTGGTTCTTTATGTGCAGGAAATGGCTTGCCCTTGACAAGGGAGATGGCTTACTAGAATGGACATTTTCCGTCACCAACCCAAAAGCACCTCTATCcagaaaggattattttttgaTTGATCTGGCCAGTGGTCTGAAAGAGGGCCATCTATGGCTCTCTGTTTTTGCTCAGGTTCTCACTGGCACTTATAGCAGGCTCCAAAGGTTATCTTCCTGTCTAACAACATTATTATTAAAGCTGTTCGTTAACATTATGTTCTTTAATGCTGACAGGGATGAAGAATCTCCAAGACACCTGAGGTACTTGAGATCAATTGCCATAGGCATTGAATATACTTTGATTGCAGTACCTGTGGAAATGATTATAATGGCCTTATTTAAGTATTCCCAGAAGAACCCAGGGAGAAGTCTAACTCTGCTTCCTGGGAATCTTAAATCGTGGAGAGTACATTCGCAAAAAAGGAAACGTTCAGAAACGTCAGCACAATCTGGTAGCATTAGTTCCCCGGAGAACGTTCCTGCTCACAGCGATTCTCAGGGCCCGACACATAACTTGAAGAGAAGAACTGAGGGAAAGACAAGAAGCCAGGGAGCTCCCCAGGACAGCAGTAACTGCCCAGTTTCTGAAGGAGGTGCAAGTACCGCCGGAGACAAGGAGCAAACAGGAAAGAATTCCCGTCCAAAGGTTAAGGCCAGGCGGAGAAGACTACCGTCAAATTCCAATTTCAGCAATAACTGTGCAAAGGAAGCAGGTAACttgcaggaagaaagcaagctaCTCAGCGTTAGCTCTGTGCCTTTTTGCAAGAGACCACCCAGagtttgttgttggtggtgtgTCTATCTCTCGTGGGTGTTAGTGATAACTGTAAGTGGGGTATCGTCATTTTTCATTGTACTGTATGGTTTGTCTTATGGCTACCAGACTTCGCTGGAGTGGCTTTTAGCGTCGGCAACTTCCTTTATTCaaaatgtgttctttgtttCAATCATAAAAATCAGTTGTTACTCAGCTTTGAAAACAGTTCGTCcaaaatactgtgaaaacaTTCCATGGTTTACTCAGGATCTCTCTTCTGAgatcaaagcagaaaaggaagcaatgaATGAAGAAGAGATGCGGGAGAAGCACTTCAAGCTTGCCCAGATCAGAGACACCGAGCAGTACAAGCCTTTAAAAGATGGGGAAATTGCAAAGATGCTGGAAACGGCAAAAATTAAGGCCAAGgcattcattttcataaaagaTGTTATCGGTCACCTTGTGGTTTTAGCAGTTGTCTTATGTTTAGCTTATTCTACTGTGAACACTAACAGTTTCCACTACAACCAATTTATTCGGAACCAGTTCTCTCCCAGACTCCCTGCTGTGGTTAAGCTGGCAGATATTTACACGTGGGTGAACGACACCTTCTTGCCTTTGATCCACAACGGCATTCAGCCAACTTTTCTTACCGACAGCTCATCCAAAATCATCGGTTTGCCTAGGATGAGGCAAGTGCGGGCTAAAGGTACTGAGAAAACGTGTTTCCACCCTCACAGCTTTGTAAATAAATTTGTAATCAGTAAGAGCCACTGCCTTCACAAATACGGCAGGGACCTCGAAGAGAAAGGTGACTATGCTGGCACGTGGACAAAAGTCGCCAACCGTTCTTTTTCCAAGGAAACCAGCAGTTACCCTGGGTTTACTTACCAACCAAACTGGGCTCCCTGGACTTACTTCTCATACGGAGATCTGCACACATATGGACCAGGAGGATACACGTTTTACTTTTTCCCTGAAGAAGGAAGACATAATTCAACAACAAGGCTGCAtttgctgcaggagagcaacTGGCTTGATGAAAAGACCTGGGCTGTGATCGTCAAACTGACTACGTTCACCTCTGATGGAGATCTCTTTTGCAGCATCTCAGTCATATTTGAACTGTCTGATTTTGGGATCATAAAACCAACTTTGTCAGTACACTCATTTGCTGTCCCCATTTTCCATCAGCAAACAAAAGGTCGACAATTGTTTTTCCTAGCTGCTGTTGCCTTTCTGCTCATGTACGTTGCAGACGGCCTCTACAGCATggtccaaggaaaaaaaactatttccaGGACAATCAGCTTCATCTTAAAATGGGCATTCTTCCTGATTGTTCCTTTCCAGGTTTTAAAGTTCAAGATGGGAGCTGatattgttcattttttcttactttatcCAAACgatttcattccttttcacGCAGTTTCTCATCTAGATCAGAATCTAAGGAATACTTTGGGCTTTTTGGCATTTCTTGCAGTTTTGAAGACACTAAAGTATTCTCAGTTGTTTTATGAGGTGCGTCTGGCTCAAAGATCAGTCTTGGCAGCCCTTCCTGGGATCTCCTCAATGGCCTCTGTGGTGGTGGTGTACTTCTCTATCTTTATGGCTTTTGGCTATCTTGTGTTTGGCCAGCATGAATGGAATTACAATAATATGATTCACTCAGCTCAGACCGTATTCTCTTACTGCGTGTCTGCTTTCAGAGATACTGCATTTTCatccagcaggctgctgggtgGTTTTTTCCTCACCTCCTTCCTGCTGGTGATGACCTGTGTTTTGATCAACCTCTTCCAAGCTGTTATTATGTCTGCCTACGGAGATAGGAAACAACTTGTCTGTGAAGAACCACCTGATGAAGCAAGAGCGGttgctttcctcctgcaaaggatgaaaaagatgctgtgttttccaATCTGTAGAACGGCCAAAAGAAGTGACCCCAATCTTTGCCACGGTGTGCCCAACGGGCAAGCTGAGAAGAGAGTTCAGTGA